The nucleotide sequence attgtaggagctgagctgcaaattcactgattacactcaaatacacaatctggactacatttaggacacatgcatcaacacacacacagttatcacaacaggaagaagaaaagagactaaaatgagacaaacagtcactaaagggttaaagacaggTGTGTTTAATGTGATCTGTGTTGCTTGATTACTTTTTCAGGAAATGATAAAGATGCTCCTCAGTGAGAAGAGTGAAAATGCTCGAGGAACTCTTCATCACATCGTCTCACTGTTTCACTTCAAGACCTTCAACAACTCGGCCAAAGACTTTTTCCTAAACGTCTGGGACTTCATCACGGTGAGACCTTCAGGGACTGATGATTCGCGTTTGGAAactcatgaaaaacctggaaaattaatggaatttgcaaatggcaatttccaggcctggaaaaggcttttcaaaattaatctaccctaaaagttttggaacagtcctggaattttgttttataaaccTGTGCAATAACTCATGATGAGTTCAAGGagtgtttgaaatgtgaaattcaATGATAGTCTctatttttacaatttctggATGATAAATTgagtcattttggtgattttaaaagaaaacaacattttgtagaattttttttataggtttataggctttttatatgttttacagTCTTTGAAAAATAGGCACTGCcatttaaagccattttaaGTTTTCTGTCCCtctaaagacaaaataaaggcATCAGTCCCTCCACAGGGCTTAAAAATGGTTCGAcgtgcctccccctttttgcccccccccccataaataacaaacagtccctaagttaaaGTTATTGTGAAAACCGTGTGGACACAGGATGAGGATGTTCAGTTTGTGGCTGTGATCTGGTCCAGATTCTCGATAAAGCCCGTTTAATAAAGGTGCTGAGGGTCATGAAGCCTGCGGGGGGCGCTGGTCTCGCTGCGACTCTTACTGGTTTATGTCACTCACCGTAATATTCTACATGTGTATGTTACAGTTTGTAACGACGGCGTACGTGACCCTGTTTGCTGTGACGGCGTGCGGTCTGGACTCGGTGAAGCAGAGACCCTCGGACTACCCCTCCCAGGTCTCGGCTCAGATGGACTGGTTGGGTGAACTGGCTCACAGACTGGTGGATCTGGTGTGGATGCCTCCGGCTCAGGAGGACAtcaacactgctgctgcagctgccgcAGGTCACTGCGACGGAGACAAGAAGACGACGACATCCCCCTTCTGTTACTGCAGAGAAGGTACCGGCTCAGCAGGGGGACGGGGCGCGTGCTCGTGACTGTACGTGCACGCACACTTAGGCcgctaaaataacaaaaccgGGGTTTTTTTAGCACGTTTtctgcagcatttccagctgtgatcaTGCCACGAAACAAGTGACATGTTTTCAGGATCTGAGGATtgatttaggattttaggaagtttctatgattttaggagtCCTGATGGTCGTTTCAGAGGTTTGCTCTTTAACATTTGCTTTAAAGTCCTGGAAAGGACCTGGAAAGTTGCTTATGCTAATAATGTGTATGAACACTGTATTTACAGACTGTTATTGCAGCGTCTGTGGACCTCGCTgtcagagacacacaaacagggtTAAACGTAGGCCTGTGTGTCTGACAGCGTGTCTCTGCGTCCCCGTGTTCTcttgtccctgtgtctctgtgtccacaGAGAGACCGGGGGAGCGTCTGGTGCGCTGCTGCAGTAacctgtgtctctctgtccctgtgtctctgtgtccacaGAGAGACCGGGGGAGCGTCTGGTGCGCTGCTGCAGTAACCTGTGTCCGGGGATCTGGTTCCATGAGGGCTGTGCTCAGGCTCAGACCCTGTTAGACCCCTATGAGGAGGACTGGTTCTGCAGTCCGGACTGCAGCTCAGACGGGACGTACGTCTTCTGTCACTGTAAGGAGCAGAGGGGGGGACAGATGGTCCAGTGTGGACTGACAGACAAGTGCAGGAGACATGAGTGGTACCACCGAGACTGTCTGACGGCGGCCGAGCAGACCAGAGCCCAGCAGAGTGAGACTCATTCACACGTGATTCACAGTTCACACAggcatggaaaacctggaaaagtcatgggatttacagatttccaggcctgaaaatttTTGGAAAGTTGTTGAAACTTGTTTTATATACTTGCATAATAACAGATGACGTGGAGGATCGGCGAgaatttaaaacatcaaataattaaataaaagtctCTGGCGGGTAATCGGGTCATTTTTGTCCCCAAATAGAACAAAtcgccaaaatgttttcttcaaaaataaagaaaaatcacattttttttttctctctaaataCTGGGAGAAGGACGCCACCTGAACGTGTCGGTTAACATGTTTGTGTTCCAGCTCCGTGGTTCTGCTCCGAGTCCTGCTCCGAGTCCCACTCCGAGTCCCGCCCCGCGGCGTCTGACGGCGAGGACTTCCTGCTGAACTACACCAGGGCGGTGGTGTGGGAGGGGCTGTACCACATGACCCGCCGGGACGCCATCCAGGAGGGGGACGGAGACGCCATGGTGGACTTCTGGAAGATGGACCTGGTCCTGCTGTGGACCCGACAGCACCTGCAGCTCTTCAACAGCGCGCACCAGGTCGTCACAGGTACGAGTCACAGGTGCTTTTCACTGTTTACTGACGTGTTctccagtaaaaaaacacaaacggTGGGTttactgtgttaaaaaaaacgaGAATCTGAGCGACTGCAGAGTCACGCTGTCGTGGCCGTTGTCACGGTTACCGTGTGTGGACAGGGATGGAGGGCTTCTACCCGGAGCGCGTCAGACACGACATGAAGTGGAACCGAGTGTTGAACCTTCAGGGAACAAGTGGAGGGAACGTCAGCGTGGACCTGCTCACCGAGCTCATGATCAGCGAGTTCAAAGGTCAGCTCACTTTTACTGTCGTCAGTATTAttcttctgtttgttgtttttactaatttagttcttatttttaacatcattgttattattgatGAATGTTTGGCACCTGGTCCAGACTCCGGTGGTTCtgatctttttttacatttttttttgtcgcGTCTCTGAGAAGCTTCATGCTGCTTCCTCGCCGTCGTCTTCAGAGGGGCGtgtccctctctgctgctgaatCAGCAGTAAACTGAGGCTCACAGATGCGATCACGCTCGGAGAAAACAGCCGCTAACACAGGAGAGTGGCTGCTGGATCTGCTTCACCGACGGTAGAGTTTAGCGTCCAGCAGCCACAAAAGCAGGTGGACAGAGACGCTGATGTCCAGCTGTGGACGCAGAGCGACGTTTGTGGAAACCGAGCTGTTGATTTAACAGATTTAACGGCAGGATGTCGTCTCACTTTGTGAAGCGAAGCGTCACCGTTTATGTTCAGCTCCCGTCTGAGCGTGTAACACGTGAAGCTGATCACATGATGTCTGTTGTGACACAGCGCTCATGTTAACTTCCTGTCCCGTCAGGTGTGATCGAGTTCGGGAAAGGCAACTTCACGCGGCAGCAGGTGGAGCAGAGCGCTCAGCTGGCCGGCGCTCGGGCCAGAGACCTGGACAGACTCTTCTTCACCGGAGGAAACCCGCAGAACCTGTCCGCCCACCTGTCCCGCCTCACGGCCCCGTCCTGCAGGAGGACTGACGACGTATCCCGCTTCGTGGATGAGTTTAAGAAGGACGAGCTGTTCGGCTTCAGAGCGGGACGGAAACACGACGGCTTCGACACATTCAGGTACGAATGCAGGGTGAGGAGCCCCCGCAGGATGGGGAGGAGCCTGAGGAGTCTGAGCGAGGAGCTCGACCGCCGCAGAGACCACATCCTCTGAGGTcagtcacatgacactgtgatgtcatcagtacAGTATGTCCATAGGTGGAGTAACtgtgataaaatatttaacatgaaCTCCATAATGAAGCCGTGATTTcatgctgtttctgtttctgtaaaTAAGTAGAAACTTAATTCATCATAAACACATGAAACTCGTTGATTGTTTAGTTTTTCTGACCTGCAGCTGAAGAGACGACTGAGGAAGATTTATCacctgtgtttttgtaaatatttcaaattatcattttattttgacaactttaaagatatttttgtggGACTTCCTGTTTTCTAACGTTCTGAATtgcagaacaaataaaaaagttttgagtaaattttagagttttttgtttgtttttaggctAAACTGTTGGTCATGTGAGTATAACACCATCTTCATATTTCCTGTAAGTAGCACTTATTTcatgattaatcaataattgtTAGTctatgaaatgcaaaaagaagagtttttccatgtttttccatgtttttccagCTGCCGACAGACAGCTGTCTGTAGGCAGCTAGGAAGCTGTCTGTTGGGAGCTTTCTCCTCCGTGTGTTTCACGGcagtaaaaagccttttttagTGTGTGCAGACGGCGCTGTGCACTGAGCATGCTCAGTAGTGTGAACTCACCGAGCGCAGCGCTCATCCAGGACACGTGCGGCTCCACGTCGTCCGTGAGCTCGGGCA is from Plectropomus leopardus isolate mb unplaced genomic scaffold, YSFRI_Pleo_2.0 unplaced_scaffold680, whole genome shotgun sequence and encodes:
- the LOC121939952 gene encoding uncharacterized protein LOC121939952 is translated as MIKMLLSEKSENARGTLHHIVSLFHFKTFNNSAKDFFLNVWDFITFVTTAYVTLFAVTACGLDSVKQRPSDYPSQVSAQMDWLGELAHRLVDLVWMPPAQEDINTAAAAAAGHCDGDKKTTTSPFCYCREERPGERLVRCCSNLCPGIWFHEGCAQAQTLLDPYEEDWFCSPDCSSDGTYVFCHCKEQRGGQMVQCGLTDKCRRHEWYHRDCLTAAEQTRAQQTPWFCSESCSESHSESRPAASDGEDFLLNYTRAVVWEGLYHMTRRDAIQEGDGDAMVDFWKMDLVLLWTRQHLQLFNSAHQVVTGMEGFYPERVRHDMKWNRVLNLQGTSGGNVSVDLLTELMISEFKGVIEFGKGNFTRQQVEQSAQLAGARARDLDRLFFTGGNPQNLSAHLSRLTAPSCRRTDDVSRFVDEFKKDELFGFRAGRKHDGFDTFRYECRVRSPRRMGRSLRSLSEELDRRRDHIL